A window from Carassius carassius chromosome 40, fCarCar2.1, whole genome shotgun sequence encodes these proteins:
- the tmem94 gene encoding transmembrane protein 94 isoform X1 has protein sequence MELQDKKQEEEATPLGLSTAQALCTLRDQLSNLLGQHQKSSRRRSTVQELWAKSFLHHDSRHSCFHWPGAVLTLVVVVGLLCCYGSQPAGSQGIVLVNAGALFLLLLLNLLLIRRQQSLRMSEMVRRLKSIISQLNDYLERSAGHPIRWAPSLYPDRYTPTSPSWSLHWTFRDEQLVNLPVSLLVEGDVIALRPGQEAFASLRGIKDDEHIVLEPGDLFPPFSPPPSPRGNERRGPHSPQQYRLFRVVRTPILDSVRNSLDLALSRPVTALDNERFTVQSIIGKFACPAVLVAFFSVNTIRFFCDTPGLTPGPFNFLQLQMMGVLPILPLLFPVMWILVNAYGEARVLAESSHNSPTGLLAKFSEDTLSSYTEVVSSQEMLRCVWRHLVSVLKGESQTLCYTSSLLHSLGSVTVLCCVDKQGILSWPNPSPETVLFFSGRVEPPHDSQDDLSDELSVTSLCRTEGEEERDEPQECEALLCLPAFEPSLHMAEQEPSETSHDTSDTQRQRRGPQTTRSKHPSGSNVSFSHDIEGGDNDIAQQCGVGDDLCEAEDFVCDYHLEMLSLSQDQQNPVSIQFDDSSWQNHLPSLKPLGLNILLNLCNATVTQQLCRFSDHLSNMALQECHGEVLPVHVPWGLCELSRLIGFTPGARELFRHENHLALYQLPSGEKAKESAPRRLHHFTKRQPPISHLISLFVRDSTTNNVQMLSHGSADLILEACTDFWDGADIYPLSGSDRKKVLDFYQRACLSGYCSAFAYKPMQVTLSGQLNGKCVELASGPTLFSGVELPSTTPIKHGSRRNSWSSDEGIGEGLEKEDCVQALSGQIFMGMVSSQFQARLDTVRLIENLVGACIRFVYFSMEDELRSKVFAEKMGLETGWNCHISLTPNGDGHCDGAPSSPSQAGSLHDDLLHDSRDDAEGPLLPEDQSDLASFQPTDSDVPSFLEDCNRAKLPRGIHQVRPHLKNMDNVPLLVPLFTDCTPETMCEMMEIMQENREVTCCLGSSANFRNSCLFLQSDISISLDPLYPSRCSWETFGYAAGCGPNGDCDELSPLGLSARLNSLACSMSFHQGESVSMVKLIEQARHTTYGIRKCFLFLLQCQLTLVIIQFLACLIQLPPPMNITDILWLSCFCYPLLSVSFLGKPPDSSVMTVATGKNLDSIPRKTQHYFLGWFLLKFGLTMLAYLVGFGFSLQEVCSRAANLTKMYNRTITCSHIFVSSVYSSQNAPQWFGELSNGLLLIQKIMAGFLALHTVVISLSYVHRSQPLWRRNPFSNTWWCLTVLVVLLGQVVQAVIDYQLWQDRSTVMFFTLHHIPLFIWLLVSLSIVLVVLINEAVKLHEIRVRVRYQKRQKLQFETKLGMNSPF, from the exons GAGGAGGAGGCGACTCCACTGGGACTGTCCACGGCTCAGGCTCTGTGCACCCTGCGGGACCAGCTGTCCAACTTACTGGGACAACACCAGAAATCCAGCCGGCGTAGATCCACCGTACAG gagCTGTGGGCTAAGAGCTTCCTTCATCATGACAGCCGGCATTCATGCTTCCATTGGCCTGGAGCTGTTCTCACTCTGGTTGTGGTGGTTGGACTGTTGTGTTGTTATGGCAGTCAGCCGGCAGGCAG TCAGGGCATAGTGTTAGTGAACGCGGGCGCACTCTTCCTCCTGCTGCTGCTAAACCTCCTCCTCATCAGGCGGCAGCAGAGCTTACGGATGAGTGAGATGGTGCGGAGGCTCAAGTCCATCATCTCACAGTTGAACG ATTATTTGGAGAGAAGTGCAGGACATCCAATCAGATGGGCCCCCTCTTTGTATCCTGACCGCTACACCCCCACTTCCCCTTCCTGGTCACTGCATTGGACGTTCAGAGACGAGCAGCTGGTTAATCTACCTGTCAGTCTTCTGGTGGAAGGTGATGTCATCGCTCTTAGACCAGGCCAGGAAGCCTTTGCATCTCTCAGAGGCATCAAG GATGACGAACACATCGTGCTGGAGCCTGGAGACCTTTTCCCACCGTTCTCTCCTCCTCCCTCCCCGCGTGGGAATGAGCGGAGGGGCCCCCACAGTCCCCAGCAGTACCGCCTCTTCAGGGTGGTGCGCACACCTATACTCGACAGTGTCAG GAACAGTCTTGACCTGGCTCTCTCCCGTCCTGTCACAGCCCTTGATAATGAACGGTTCACAGTGCAGTCCATCATTGGCAAATTCGCCTGTCCTGCTGTATTG GTGGCCTTTTTCTCTGTTAACACGATCCGGTTCTTCTGTGACACTCCTGGTCTCACCCCTGGACCCTTCAACTTCCTTCAGTTGCAG ATGATGGGTGTATTGCCTATTTTACCTCTTTTGTTTCCTGTGATGTGGATTCTGGTGAATGCGTACGGAGAGGCCCGCGTGTTAGCCGAGTCCAGCCATAACTCTCCCACTGGCCTG CTTGCTAAGTTCTCAGAGGACACTCTAAGCAGCTACACGGAAGTGGTGTCCTCCCAG GAGATGCTTCGCTGTGTGTGGAGACACCTGGTCAGTGTGTTGAAGGGAGAGTCCCAGACCCTCTGTTATACCTCCAGTCTGCTGCACTCGTTGGGTTCAGTCACT GTGCTGTGCTGTGTGGATAAGCAGGGCATTCTGTCCTGGCCCAACCCCAGTCCTGAGACCGTGCTGTTCTTCAGCGGACGAGTCGAACCTCCTCATGACAGCCAGGATGACCTCAGCGATGAACTTTCAGTCACCTCCCTCTGCAGGACAGAGGGCGAGGAGGAAAGAGACGAG CCTCAGGAATGCGAAGCATTGCTGTGTTTACCAGCGTTCGAACCCTCCCTTCACATGGCTGAGCAGGAACCCAGCGAGACGTCACATGATACCTCAGATACCCAGCGCCAGCGTCGAGGACCCCAAACCACCCGTTCCAAACACCCTTCAGGATCCAACGTCAGTTTCAGCCATGACATTGAGGGTGGTGATAATGACATTGCTCAG CAGTGTGGTGTGGGTGATGATCTGTGTGAAGCGGAAGATTTTGTGTGCGACTATCATCTGGAGATGTTGAGTCTGTCCCAGGATCAGCAGAACCCTGTCAGCATCCAGTTTGATGACTCCAGTTGGCAGAATCACCTGCCCTCTTTGAAGCCTCTGGGTTTGAACATCCTATTGAACCTGTGCAATGCCACCGTCACCCAGCAGCTCTGCAGATTTTCAGACCACTTGTCAAACATGGCGCTGCAGGAATGCCATGGGGAGGTTCTACCAGTTCATGTTCCCTGGGGCCTCTGTGAACTATCTCGCCTTATAG GTTTCACTCCAGGAGCGAGGGAACTCTTTAGGCATGAGAATCATCTGGCTCTGTATCAGCTTCCTTCCGGAGAGAAGGCCAAAGAATCTGCTCCCCGGCGCCTCCATCACTTCACCAAACGCCAGCCCCCCATCAGTCACCTCATCAGTCTGTTCGTCAGGGACAGCACTACCA ATAATGTACAGATGCTCTCCCACGGCTCGGCCGACCTCATCCTGGAAGCCTGCACGGATTTCTGGGATGGGGCGGACATCTATCCGCTGTCTGGCTCGGATAG GAAAAAGGTTTTAGATTTCTACCAACGTGCCTGTCTGTCGGGATATTGTTCTGCATTCGCCTATAAGCCTATGCAGGTGACATTGTCTGGACAGCTCAATGGAAAATGCGTGGAGCTGGCTTCAGGCCCCACGCTCTTTTCTGGGGTGGAGCTTCCCAGTACCACCCCCATCAAACACGGCAGCCGCAGGAACAGCTGGAGCTCTGATG AGGGTATTGGAGAAGGTTTGGAGAAGGAGGACTGTGTGCAGGCTCTGAGTGGCCAGATCTTCATGGGAATGGTGTCGTCCCAGTTCCAGGCCCGACTGGACACTGTGCGGCTCATTGAGAACCTGGTGGGAGCCTGTATCCGCTTCGTGTACTTCTCCATGGAGGACGAGCTGCGTAGCAAA GTGTTTGCAGAGAAGATGGGTTTGGAGACGGGCTGGAACTGTCACATATCTCTGACCCCAAACGGAGATGGTCACTGCGATGGTGCTCCATCCAGCCCAAGCCAAGCAGGATCTCTACACGATGACCTTCTTCACG ATTCTCGTGATGATGCAGAGGGCCCACTACTGCCTGAGGACCAATCGGATCTCGCCAGCTTCCAGCCTACTGACAGTGATGTTCCCAGTTTCTTAGAAGACTGCAACAGA GCAAAACTGCCTCGTGGCATTCATCAGGTTCGCCCACATTTGAAGAACATGGACAATGTGCCTCTTCTGGTGCCCCTGTTTACAGACTGCACCCCAGAAA CAATGTGTGAAATGATGGAGATCATGCAGGAGAACAGAGAGGTGACGTGCTGTTTGGGGAGCTCTGCAAACTTCCGGAACAGCTGCCTTTTTCTGCAAAGTGACATCAG TATCTCCCTGGATCCTCTGTACCCGTCCCGGTGCTCATGGGAGACATTTGGGTATGCTGCGGGTTGCGGGCCGAATGGAGACTGTGATGAGCTGTCTCCACTGGGTCTCAGTGCTCGTCTCAACAGCCTCGCCTGCTCCATGTCCTTCCATCAGGGCGAGAGTGTCAGCATGGTCAAACTCATAGAGCAG GCGAGACACACCACTTACGGCATTCGCAAGTGCTTCCTCTTCCTACTGCAGTGTCAACTGACACTGGTCATcattcag TTCCTGGCCTGTCTTATTCAGCTGCCTCCTCCCATGAATATAACAGACATATTGTGGCTTTCCTGCTTCTGTTACCCACTGCTAAG CGTGTCCTTCCTGGGAAAACCTCCTGACAGTTCAGTGATGACAGTCGCTACTGGAAAGAATCTGGACTCCATACCACGCAAG ACTCAGCACTACTTCCTGGGCTGGTTCCTGTTGAAGTTCGGTCTGACGATGTTAGCCTACTTAGTCGGCTTTGGGTTTTCTCTACAGGAAGTGTGTTCTAGAGCAGCTAacctcacaaaaatgtataaccGCACCATCACCTGCTCTCACATATTCGTATCCAG TGTATACAGCTCCCAGAATGCCCCGCAGTGGTTTGGGGAATTGTCCAATGGGCTGCTTTTGATTCAGAAGATAATGGCAGGTTTTCTGGCTTTGCACACAG TGGTCATCTCTCTGAGCTATGTGCACCGTTCACAACCCCTGTGGAGGAGGAACCCCTTCAGTAACACATGGTGGTGTCTCACAGTGCTTGTGGT GTTGTTGGGACAGGTGGTTCAGGCAGTGATAGATTATCAGTTGTGGCAGGACAGGAGTACAGTGATGTTCTTCACGCTACATCACATTCCCCTCTTTATCTGGCTGTTGGTCTCTCTGTCCATCGTACTTGTGGTGCTAATCAATGAAGCAGTAAAACTGCATGAAATCAG GGTACGAGTGCGTTACCAGAAGAGGCAGAAGCTTCAGTTTGAGACTAAGCTGGGGATGAACTCTCCCTTCTGA